The genomic region CTACCAGTTTCACTTTGCCAGCGATACACTCCGTCCAAAGCCACAAGTGCTGCTAGACGTAAGCTTTCGTGACTCAACGGCTACTCAAGTGATGACATTTGGACTGGTACCAGCGCCGCAAAAAAGAAAGTAAAGCATTACCTACCCTTCTAAATGCAGTGAAGGCCTTTATCACGTGAGAAAGGCCTTCACTGCATTTAGAAGGGTAGGGTTTCTACTCTATTTTTTTACCCGACATGGCTTGCTTGATGGAGATGTTCATCACGCGCTCAGCGAAGGGGCGGGTGTATTCTTCCAGCGTGTCCATGGCTTTCAGAATGGTATCCTTATCGTTGCTGGCAAGGCTTTCGCGCAGGGTTTCGGTGAGGGCAGCTGTTTGGGTGATTTCCGTCTCCTCCAGATACTGCGAGTTTTTATTTACGAACCGCTCTACCTGATACAGTAATTGCTCGGCAGCGGTGCGGGCCTCAATCACCATGCGAGCCGATACGTCGTCGCGGGCGTGCGTGAGCGAGTCCATCAGCATTTGCTCTACCTGTTCATCGGTGAGGCCATACTGGGGCTTGATTTCGACCTGCTGACTAACGCCTGAACGTAGCTCAATGGCTTCTACCTTCAAAATACCGTCGGCATTCAAGATAAAGTTAACGTCTACCTTAGGTAGGCCGGCGGGCATAGCTGGAATGCCGCTCAACACAAACTCGCCTAGCTTGCGGTTTTCCTTTACCAAGTCTCGCTCGCCCTGGTACACGGAAACCTTCAGGTTTACCTGACCATCTACCGAAGTGGTGTATTGGCGGCCGGCTTTGGTCGGAATTTTAGAGTTGCGCGGAATGATGGAGTCCATCAGGCCGCCCATGGTCTCAATGCCCAGCGTGAGCGGCGTTACGTCGAGCAGCAGCACGTCGCGGCGGTTGCCAGCCAGGATGTCGGCCTGAATGGCAGCGCCCAGGGCCACTACTTCATCGGGATGCAGAGAATTGTTGGCGGGTTGCTGGAAAAAGGCCGACACCGAATCGTAGACCAACGGCACGCGGGTAGAGCCGCCTACCAGCAGCACGGCATCCAGGTCTTTTGGGCTGAGCTTGGCGTCGGTTAGGGCTTGTTGACAAGCATCCAAGGTGCGACGCACAAGGGGCGTAATTAGCTCATTAAACTTGGCCTTGCTTAAGGGTAGGCGCACCTCATCAAACTGTACTTCAAACTCGTCGTTTTGGCTGAGGTGGCGCTTGGCCTGCTCCGCCAGCAAGCGCAGCTGCTGCTGGGCTGTTACGTTCTGAAATAGCAGGGTAGAGAGTTGGTACTCTGTAGCCCAGTAGTGGTAAATGGCTTGGTCAAGGTCGTCGCCACCCAGGTAGGTGTCGCCGTTCGTGCTCAATACTTCAAAAATGCCTTGCTGAATGCGCAGAATCGAAATATCGAAGGTGCCGCCGCCTAGATCGTACACAGCTACGGTTTTTTCCTCATCGGGCGAGAGGCCAATGCCGTAGGCCAGCGCGGCGGCGGTAGGCTCGTTTACGATGCGCAGCACCTCCAGACCTGCCAAACGGCCCGCGTCGCGGGTAGCCTGGCGTTGCGAGTCGTTGAAATAAGCTGGTACCGTGATAACGGCGCGGTTGACAGGTGTTTTCAGAGCGTGCTCGGCGCGCTGGCGGAGTTCCTTTAAAATCTCCGCCGATAGCTCGATGGGGGAGTAAAATCGTTCGCCTACCCGCACCTGCACTAAGCCTTCCGAGTTGTCGTCAA from Hymenobacter aerilatus harbors:
- the hscA gene encoding Fe-S protein assembly chaperone HscA, with protein sequence MAKVAINLSTGSLQQEEIIVGIDLGTTNSLVAYIHPESRQPVAINDQGRGTIVPSVVHFPADGTAPVVGTEAKQYLLTDPQNTIYSVKRLLGKAYQDLGGHAEQLGYKIIDDNSEGLVQVRVGERFYSPIELSAEILKELRQRAEHALKTPVNRAVITVPAYFNDSQRQATRDAGRLAGLEVLRIVNEPTAAALAYGIGLSPDEEKTVAVYDLGGGTFDISILRIQQGIFEVLSTNGDTYLGGDDLDQAIYHYWATEYQLSTLLFQNVTAQQQLRLLAEQAKRHLSQNDEFEVQFDEVRLPLSKAKFNELITPLVRRTLDACQQALTDAKLSPKDLDAVLLVGGSTRVPLVYDSVSAFFQQPANNSLHPDEVVALGAAIQADILAGNRRDVLLLDVTPLTLGIETMGGLMDSIIPRNSKIPTKAGRQYTTSVDGQVNLKVSVYQGERDLVKENRKLGEFVLSGIPAMPAGLPKVDVNFILNADGILKVEAIELRSGVSQQVEIKPQYGLTDEQVEQMLMDSLTHARDDVSARMVIEARTAAEQLLYQVERFVNKNSQYLEETEITQTAALTETLRESLASNDKDTILKAMDTLEEYTRPFAERVMNISIKQAMSGKKIE